In uncultured Cohaesibacter sp., a genomic segment contains:
- the znuA gene encoding zinc ABC transporter substrate-binding protein ZnuA translates to MSNRTIRAIKIASTAALLSASVSLAAEAAPKVATSIAPVYSITAAIMQDIGTPSLLIDQATSPHTAKLQPSDAKALQEADLVVWIGAALTPSLEKPIETLSEKASVLTLSKIDGLTELAVRTGGNWEKHVHADDDHDEDHDADHHDGDHEEHDDHDHDHEGHDPHVWLDPLNGIAMAKAIAKSLSTIDPENASRYQANAEAFKTRLTASMDTIKKDLEPIKDKPYIVFHDAYHYFENRFGISAVGSVMLQPGVAPGAARVREIRAKLKELNVVCIMAEPQFSDKILNTLVEGTDTKIGQMDPTGTNLKLGPDLYDALMHYNADKIRECLQ, encoded by the coding sequence ATGTCCAATCGTACCATCCGCGCCATCAAGATCGCATCAACAGCAGCCCTCTTGTCAGCGTCCGTCAGCCTTGCCGCAGAGGCTGCCCCCAAGGTAGCAACTTCCATCGCGCCGGTCTATTCGATCACCGCAGCCATCATGCAGGATATCGGCACGCCAAGCCTTCTGATCGATCAGGCAACCTCTCCGCACACGGCCAAGCTGCAGCCCTCCGACGCCAAGGCATTGCAGGAAGCTGATCTGGTCGTCTGGATTGGTGCGGCATTGACCCCAAGCCTTGAAAAGCCGATTGAAACGCTGTCCGAAAAGGCCAGCGTCCTGACCCTGAGCAAGATAGATGGCTTGACCGAGCTGGCGGTAAGAACCGGAGGCAATTGGGAAAAGCATGTTCACGCCGATGATGACCATGATGAAGACCATGACGCCGACCATCACGACGGGGATCATGAAGAGCACGATGATCATGATCATGATCATGAGGGCCACGACCCACATGTCTGGCTGGACCCGCTCAATGGCATCGCAATGGCCAAGGCCATAGCGAAAAGTCTGAGCACTATCGACCCGGAAAACGCATCCAGATATCAGGCCAATGCCGAGGCTTTCAAAACCAGGCTCACCGCCTCGATGGACACCATCAAAAAGGATCTGGAGCCGATCAAGGACAAGCCCTACATCGTTTTCCATGATGCCTATCACTATTTCGAAAACCGCTTTGGCATTTCGGCTGTCGGCTCGGTCATGCTGCAGCCGGGCGTGGCACCGGGCGCTGCCCGTGTCCGCGAAATCCGGGCCAAGCTGAAAGAGCTCAACGTTGTGTGCATCATGGCTGAGCCGCAATTCTCAGACAAGATTCTCAACACCCTTGTCGAAGGCACTGACACCAAAATCGGTCAAATGGACCCGACGGGCACCAATCTCAAACTCGGGCCGGATCTCTATGACGCCCTGATGCACTACAATGCCGACAAGATTCGGGAGTGCCTGCAATAG
- a CDS encoding methyl-accepting chemotaxis protein: MFNFARARTEEDEKQANAVQQEAAHNPDDLGEGMGSEPGGGQTARRSSDHANLVSMVGDLNSLGQDMADVAGEVELINAETEACYQSLSQLVAASEEVQATNNQILQSASQSFAIAERTSANVGRSRQMSETTLARVDELMQAVSGINKQLQGLQEAFSSVRDVAGAIDAIARQTNLLALNATIEAARAGEAGKGFAVVASEVKALAGQTSKATETIGATLSDLDSEAEALISLSDQANSFMGEVETSTAAMQDVIQDLDQAFEAIREASASIEAQVSENNSSLASLVGDVDAVHKAFDLTHTGLNKASKRLLTSVGKSDKMIASSSLAGIETENTFCIQSIQRLAGEIGQAFDEEVRAGRISLSDLFDYSYTPVPGSNPEQVLAPFTDMTDRVMPQFQEPIVAENDMVVFVAAVDKNGYLPTHNKAFSKPQGSDPAWNAANCRNRRIFNDRVGLAAGQNTEPFLLQTYRRDMGGGNYVLMKDVSAPIYVQGRHWGGVRMGYRVK, translated from the coding sequence TTGTTTAATTTCGCGAGAGCCAGAACTGAAGAAGATGAAAAACAGGCAAACGCGGTGCAGCAGGAGGCGGCGCACAACCCGGATGACCTTGGAGAGGGCATGGGATCGGAGCCGGGAGGCGGGCAGACTGCTCGACGATCGTCGGATCATGCAAATCTCGTCAGTATGGTCGGAGACCTCAACAGCCTGGGGCAGGATATGGCCGATGTGGCGGGCGAGGTTGAGCTGATCAACGCGGAAACGGAAGCGTGTTACCAGTCGCTGTCGCAGCTGGTTGCCGCGTCTGAAGAGGTTCAGGCGACCAACAACCAGATCCTGCAATCCGCCAGCCAGTCCTTTGCCATTGCTGAAAGGACCTCGGCCAATGTCGGGCGTAGCCGTCAGATGTCGGAAACAACCCTGGCACGGGTTGATGAGCTGATGCAGGCGGTCTCGGGCATCAACAAACAGCTTCAGGGCTTGCAGGAGGCCTTTTCGTCGGTGCGGGATGTCGCCGGGGCGATTGATGCAATTGCCCGACAGACCAACCTGCTGGCGCTCAATGCGACCATCGAGGCTGCCCGTGCCGGCGAGGCTGGCAAGGGTTTTGCGGTCGTCGCCTCCGAGGTGAAGGCGCTGGCCGGTCAGACGAGCAAGGCAACGGAGACCATCGGCGCAACGCTGAGCGATCTTGATAGCGAGGCTGAAGCCCTGATCAGCCTCAGTGATCAGGCCAACAGTTTCATGGGAGAGGTCGAGACCAGCACGGCCGCCATGCAGGATGTCATTCAGGATCTGGATCAGGCCTTCGAGGCGATCCGCGAGGCATCGGCGTCGATCGAAGCACAGGTCTCCGAAAACAACAGCTCTCTTGCCTCGCTTGTGGGAGATGTGGACGCCGTTCACAAGGCGTTTGATCTGACACACACGGGCCTCAACAAGGCCAGCAAGCGCTTGCTGACATCCGTTGGCAAGTCAGACAAGATGATCGCGTCCTCCTCGCTGGCTGGCATCGAAACGGAAAACACCTTCTGCATTCAGTCGATCCAGCGGCTGGCTGGCGAAATCGGGCAGGCTTTTGATGAAGAAGTCAGGGCCGGGCGCATTTCGCTGAGTGACCTGTTCGATTACAGCTACACGCCGGTTCCGGGTTCGAATCCGGAACAGGTGCTGGCCCCCTTCACTGACATGACCGATCGGGTGATGCCTCAGTTTCAGGAGCCGATCGTGGCTGAGAATGACATGGTGGTGTTTGTCGCCGCCGTCGACAAGAATGGCTATCTGCCGACCCATAACAAGGCCTTTTCAAAGCCGCAGGGTAGTGATCCGGCCTGGAATGCTGCCAACTGCCGCAACCGCCGTATTTTCAACGACCGGGTTGGGCTGGCCGCCGGGCAGAATACCGAGCCGTTTCTGCTGCAGACCTATCGCCGGGACATGGGCGGTGGCAACTATGTGCTGATGAAGGATGTGTCGGCACCGATCTATGTGCAGGGTCGCCATTGGGGCGGTGTGCGTATGGGCTATCGGGTGAAGTGA
- a CDS encoding murein L,D-transpeptidase family protein, which yields MVRKVALMAALMGSLALAGCNPELIEDGKASQPIPIKLKHQIQKIGSTEKAPLYIRIFKEESVLEAWKQTKDGTYALLKTYPICAYSGKIGPKKKEGDRQAPEGFYDITPGQMNPNSSYYLSFNIGYPNKFDRSYGRTGAHLMVHGSCSSRGCYAMEDEQIAEIYALGREAFDGGQRAFPVHAFPFRMTPENMARVSGDEDFAFWQNLKNGYDHFQITHIPPKVEVCNRTYVFDPQGASSFNATAACPSYTLEPTLMASLEKLRATENVRFNEALTKQQLAKAKADAKANDTMVEAQLEILQRKDRIAEGKNPDGFLAGLLKGTPTTTRQTPAPAQTIAPTPARPPVQSTPAAEAAQAPVQNAGAPPSNSFFSKLGSAISSPFKPLLKGEKAPVASDEATLTTLPEARQ from the coding sequence ATGGTCCGTAAAGTCGCTCTGATGGCCGCCCTCATGGGCAGCCTGGCCCTTGCCGGGTGCAACCCGGAACTGATCGAGGATGGCAAGGCATCCCAGCCGATTCCGATCAAGCTCAAGCACCAGATCCAGAAAATCGGCTCCACCGAAAAGGCTCCGCTCTATATCCGGATCTTCAAGGAAGAGTCGGTTCTGGAAGCATGGAAGCAGACCAAGGACGGCACCTACGCGCTGCTCAAGACCTACCCGATCTGCGCCTATTCAGGCAAGATCGGCCCCAAGAAGAAAGAGGGCGACCGACAGGCGCCCGAGGGCTTCTACGATATCACGCCGGGTCAGATGAACCCGAACTCAAGCTATTATCTCTCCTTCAACATCGGCTACCCCAACAAGTTCGATCGCTCCTATGGTCGCACCGGGGCTCACCTGATGGTGCACGGATCCTGCTCTTCCCGCGGCTGCTATGCCATGGAAGACGAGCAGATCGCAGAGATCTATGCCCTTGGGCGCGAGGCCTTTGACGGTGGTCAGCGCGCCTTTCCCGTTCACGCCTTTCCATTCCGGATGACGCCAGAAAACATGGCGCGGGTAAGCGGCGACGAGGATTTCGCCTTCTGGCAGAATCTGAAGAACGGCTACGACCATTTTCAAATCACCCACATTCCGCCCAAGGTGGAGGTCTGCAACCGGACCTATGTCTTTGACCCACAGGGCGCCAGCAGTTTCAACGCAACGGCAGCCTGCCCAAGCTACACGCTTGAGCCAACCCTGATGGCGTCCCTTGAGAAGCTGCGTGCGACGGAGAATGTCCGCTTCAACGAAGCCCTGACCAAGCAGCAGCTGGCCAAGGCCAAGGCGGACGCCAAGGCCAACGACACCATGGTCGAAGCGCAGTTGGAAATCCTGCAGCGCAAGGATCGCATCGCCGAGGGCAAGAATCCCGACGGCTTCCTGGCCGGACTGCTAAAGGGCACACCAACCACCACGCGCCAGACACCGGCTCCCGCACAAACAATAGCGCCAACACCGGCGCGCCCCCCTGTGCAATCAACCCCGGCGGCAGAAGCCGCACAGGCTCCGGTTCAAAATGCCGGAGCCCCCCCGTCCAACAGCTTCTTTTCCAAGCTGGGCTCCGCGATCAGCTCTCCCTTCAAGCCACTGTTGAAGGGAGAAAAGGCGCCCGTCGCCAGCGATGAAGCCACCCTGACCACCTTGCCAGAAGCGCGCCAGTAG
- a CDS encoding acetyl-CoA carboxylase carboxyltransferase subunit alpha, translated as MHSYLEFEKPVADLEGKVQELLVLQQTGEAVDVGDEIKRLQTKADNALKDLYANLTPWHKTQIARHPDRPHFKDYVAGLIDEFTPLAGDRKFAEDEAIQAGFGRFRGRPVAVIGQEKGSDTESRLRHNFGMARPEGYRKAVRIMELADRFNMPLITFVDTAGAYPGIGAEERGQSEAIARSTDACLALGTPNVATIIGEGGSGGAIAIATANRVLMLEHSIYSVISPEGAASILWRDSTRAEDAATTMKITAQDLMDFKIIDRIISEPVGGAHRDKAKVIKRAGNMIADCLSEFDGMGKDEVRKLRREKFLAIGSKL; from the coding sequence ATGCATAGTTATCTGGAATTCGAGAAACCCGTCGCCGACCTTGAAGGCAAAGTACAGGAACTGCTTGTTCTGCAGCAGACTGGTGAGGCCGTCGATGTGGGCGACGAGATCAAGCGCTTGCAGACCAAAGCGGACAACGCCCTCAAGGATCTCTATGCCAACCTGACCCCGTGGCACAAGACGCAGATCGCCCGCCACCCGGACCGCCCCCATTTCAAGGACTATGTTGCGGGCCTGATCGACGAATTCACGCCTCTGGCCGGTGACCGCAAGTTTGCTGAAGACGAAGCCATTCAGGCCGGTTTCGGCCGCTTCCGTGGTCGCCCCGTGGCCGTCATCGGTCAGGAAAAGGGCAGCGACACCGAAAGCCGCCTGCGCCACAACTTCGGCATGGCCCGGCCTGAAGGCTATCGCAAGGCCGTTCGCATCATGGAACTGGCCGACCGCTTCAACATGCCTCTGATCACCTTTGTCGATACCGCAGGAGCCTATCCGGGCATCGGCGCCGAAGAGCGCGGCCAGTCCGAAGCCATTGCCCGCTCGACCGATGCCTGCCTTGCCCTCGGCACACCAAATGTTGCCACCATCATTGGTGAAGGCGGCTCGGGCGGAGCCATCGCCATTGCCACAGCAAACCGTGTGCTGATGCTGGAGCATTCCATTTACAGCGTGATTTCTCCTGAAGGGGCAGCCTCCATCCTGTGGCGCGATTCCACCCGCGCAGAAGATGCTGCCACCACCATGAAGATCACCGCTCAGGACCTGATGGACTTCAAGATCATCGACCGGATCATTTCCGAGCCTGTCGGCGGAGCCCATCGCGACAAGGCCAAGGTCATCAAGCGCGCTGGCAACATGATCGCCGATTGCCTTTCCGAATTCGATGGCATGGGCAAGGACGAAGTGCGCAAACTGCGCCGCGAGAAATTTCTGGCGATCGGCTCCAAGCTTTAA
- a CDS encoding site-specific tyrosine recombinase XerD, which produces MTLANHQAIHLFLDSLSAEKGASGNTLDAYQRDLEDLNETMSEKFETCDTGDLRAYVSELSERGLAASSVARKISSIRQLFRFLYRDGYRTDDPSTALKAPKRARPLPKILTVQEVDRLIEAARFNASLEGPTPKRQVRAMRLYVLLELLYATGLRVSELVTLPASAAHMDGQFLSVVGKGNKERLVPLSDRAKEAMRSYRAMLKATGLPQGLNAQPWLFPSSGEEGHYTRQAFAREMKALAAGVGLDAGSVSPHVLRHAFASHLLQNGANLRAVQKLLGHSDISTTQIYTHILDERLIELVQHHHPLSDDFEPDAD; this is translated from the coding sequence GTGACACTGGCAAACCATCAGGCCATTCATCTGTTTCTGGATTCACTGAGCGCCGAGAAAGGCGCTTCGGGCAACACGCTTGATGCCTATCAGCGCGATCTGGAAGATCTCAACGAGACCATGTCGGAAAAATTCGAGACATGCGACACCGGGGATCTGCGCGCCTATGTCAGCGAGCTGTCCGAGCGCGGCCTTGCCGCCTCCAGCGTGGCCCGCAAGATTTCGTCGATCCGCCAGCTGTTCCGCTTCCTCTATCGCGACGGCTACCGCACCGACGACCCATCGACAGCGCTCAAGGCCCCCAAGCGCGCGCGGCCGCTCCCCAAGATCCTGACCGTGCAGGAGGTGGACCGCCTGATCGAGGCCGCCCGCTTCAATGCCTCGCTGGAGGGTCCGACGCCGAAACGCCAGGTGCGGGCCATGCGGCTCTATGTGCTGCTGGAGCTGCTCTATGCAACCGGCCTGCGCGTCTCCGAACTGGTCACCCTGCCCGCCTCTGCGGCCCATATGGACGGGCAGTTCCTGTCAGTTGTCGGCAAGGGCAACAAGGAGCGACTGGTGCCGCTCTCCGACAGGGCCAAGGAGGCCATGCGCAGCTATCGCGCCATGCTGAAAGCCACGGGGCTACCGCAAGGGCTCAACGCCCAGCCGTGGCTGTTCCCCTCTTCTGGCGAGGAAGGGCATTACACCCGTCAGGCCTTTGCCCGCGAAATGAAGGCGCTGGCGGCAGGTGTCGGGCTCGACGCCGGTTCGGTATCCCCCCACGTCCTGCGCCACGCCTTTGCCAGCCACCTGTTGCAGAATGGCGCAAACCTGCGCGCAGTGCAGAAGCTGCTCGGCCATAGCGACATTTCGACAACCCAGATCTATACCCACATTCTCGACGAGCGGTTGATCGAGCTGGTCCAGCACCACCATCCGCTCTCGGATGATTTCGAACCCGATGCGGATTAA
- a CDS encoding histidine kinase yields MPSLIKALVFLLVLGGLVAGGIFALANFVEPTQREMVVRIPAKTIN; encoded by the coding sequence ATGCCTAGTCTGATCAAAGCGCTGGTGTTTCTTCTTGTTCTTGGCGGACTGGTCGCGGGCGGGATATTTGCCCTGGCCAATTTCGTCGAACCGACCCAGCGCGAGATGGTCGTCCGCATTCCGGCAAAAACCATCAACTGA
- a CDS encoding shikimate kinase gives MADTNTAENKEREARVVAALAGRPIVLIGLMGAGKTTVGRRLAKRLSIPFRDADHEIEAAANMTIAEIFEQHGEAHFRDGEKRVIARLLEEGDQVIATGGGAWMNAETRQLVAERGVSVWLKAEFDVLMERVRRRSHRPLLRDPDPEGVMHRLMDERYPVYETADVTVLSEEAPHDQIVTSVIEAIEQFTGIEGDN, from the coding sequence ATGGCGGATACGAATACAGCTGAGAACAAGGAACGGGAAGCGCGGGTCGTGGCCGCCCTGGCGGGTCGGCCGATTGTGCTTATCGGACTTATGGGGGCTGGAAAGACAACCGTCGGACGGCGGCTTGCCAAGCGTCTGTCGATTCCGTTTCGTGATGCCGATCATGAGATTGAAGCTGCCGCCAACATGACCATTGCGGAAATTTTCGAGCAACACGGGGAAGCGCATTTTCGCGATGGCGAGAAGCGCGTGATTGCCCGCCTGCTTGAGGAGGGCGATCAGGTGATCGCTACCGGCGGTGGCGCCTGGATGAATGCCGAAACCCGGCAACTGGTGGCCGAACGCGGTGTGTCTGTCTGGCTGAAGGCGGAATTCGATGTGCTGATGGAGCGGGTCAGGCGCCGGTCTCACCGCCCCTTGCTGCGCGATCCGGACCCTGAAGGGGTGATGCACCGGCTGATGGATGAGCGCTACCCCGTCTATGAAACTGCCGACGTCACGGTTCTCTCCGAGGAAGCCCCGCACGATCAGATCGTTACCTCGGTCATCGAGGCGATTGAGCAGTTTACCGGCATCGAAGGCGACAACTGA
- the aroB gene encoding 3-dehydroquinate synthase → MSVGSKIMNSVSHTVRVELGDRSYDILIGRSILPGLGGYFKELFPTSRAIIITDSNVARLHLDTAETSLAEAGVEYHVVVMEPGEKSKSYKGLMKACDAVLDSKLERGDIVVALGGGVIGDLAGFVAGIIRRGMRFIQVPTTLLSQVDSSVGGKTGINTSHGKNLVGLFNQPHLVLADTAVLDTLTPRDFKAGYAEVAKYGLINQPDFFEWLEARWQGIFDGGPEREEAIARSCQAKADVVAADEKEANLRALLNLGHTFGHALEGMAEYDAARIVHGEGVAIGMVLAHEFSARLGLCDPAVTERVVAHLQAVGLPTHIKDIPGQLPKVDLLMDYIAQDKKVSRGSLNFILTRGLGQSFVEKGVEPAAVRAFLEEKLV, encoded by the coding sequence GTGAGTGTTGGGAGCAAAATAATGAACAGTGTCAGTCATACGGTGCGCGTCGAGCTTGGAGACCGCAGCTACGATATCCTGATCGGGCGATCGATCCTGCCGGGTCTCGGTGGCTACTTCAAAGAGTTGTTCCCGACCTCCCGGGCCATCATCATCACCGATAGCAATGTGGCGCGGCTGCATCTGGATACGGCTGAAACGTCGCTGGCCGAGGCGGGTGTCGAGTATCATGTCGTCGTCATGGAACCGGGCGAGAAGAGCAAGAGCTACAAGGGCCTCATGAAGGCCTGCGATGCGGTGCTCGACAGCAAGCTGGAACGCGGCGATATCGTCGTTGCGCTTGGCGGTGGTGTCATCGGGGATCTGGCCGGATTTGTCGCCGGGATCATCCGCCGCGGCATGCGGTTCATTCAGGTGCCGACAACCCTGCTCTCGCAGGTGGACAGTTCGGTTGGCGGCAAAACCGGCATCAACACCAGCCATGGCAAGAATCTGGTCGGCCTGTTCAACCAGCCCCATCTGGTGCTGGCCGATACGGCGGTTCTGGATACCCTGACGCCGCGCGACTTCAAGGCCGGCTATGCGGAAGTGGCCAAATACGGGCTCATCAACCAGCCTGATTTTTTCGAATGGCTGGAAGCACGCTGGCAGGGCATTTTCGATGGTGGCCCGGAGCGGGAGGAGGCGATTGCCCGCTCCTGTCAGGCCAAAGCCGATGTCGTGGCTGCCGACGAGAAGGAGGCCAACCTGCGGGCGTTGCTCAATCTGGGCCATACCTTCGGTCATGCGCTGGAAGGCATGGCAGAATATGACGCAGCGCGAATCGTGCACGGGGAAGGCGTGGCCATTGGCATGGTGCTGGCGCACGAGTTTTCAGCCCGGCTCGGTCTTTGCGATCCTGCGGTGACGGAGCGCGTTGTTGCCCACTTGCAAGCAGTGGGGTTGCCTACCCATATAAAGGACATTCCCGGGCAACTGCCGAAGGTCGATCTGCTGATGGACTATATCGCACAGGACAAGAAGGTGTCCCGGGGCAGTCTGAATTTCATTCTGACGCGCGGTCTGGGGCAGTCTTTCGTTGAGAAGGGCGTCGAACCGGCCGCCGTGCGGGCATTCCTTGAGGAGAAACTTGTCTGA
- a CDS encoding HlyC/CorC family transporter has product MATGLWLIALAILILILLSGFFSGSETALTAASRARMHQKEKNGEPGAQAVNQLLQIKERMIGSLLLGNNLVNILASALATSLFIHLFGQTGVVYATLVMTVVVLVFAEVFPKTWAISDPDNFALRVGPYVHVLTKVFGPAMAAVEWLVNRLISLLGISAKDNPAQSGQDELRGAVDLLHMEGSVVKADRDRFGGLLDLADLDVSDVMVHRTNVMSINLDDGPESIVDQVLKSPYTRIPLWQGEQDNFIGILHAKDVLRALAEVRGEAKDLDVVAVASEPWYIPDTTSLKAQLNAFLKRKSHFALVVDEYGEVMGLVTLEDIIEEIVGDIADEHDIDVKGVRKEPDGSVLVDGAVPIRDLNRALDWELPDEEATTIAGLVIHEARQIPEPGQGFTFYNFRFRVLRKERNRITSLRITPVQ; this is encoded by the coding sequence ATGGCTACCGGTCTCTGGCTGATTGCGCTGGCTATATTGATTCTGATCCTGCTGTCGGGCTTCTTTTCCGGCTCCGAGACGGCGCTGACCGCAGCGTCCCGTGCACGCATGCACCAGAAGGAAAAGAACGGTGAGCCGGGAGCGCAGGCGGTCAACCAGCTGCTGCAAATCAAGGAGCGGATGATCGGTTCGCTGTTGCTGGGCAACAATCTGGTCAATATTCTGGCGTCCGCGCTTGCCACCAGCCTGTTCATCCATCTGTTCGGGCAGACCGGCGTTGTCTATGCAACGCTGGTGATGACCGTGGTCGTGCTGGTTTTTGCCGAGGTCTTCCCCAAGACATGGGCGATTTCCGATCCGGACAATTTTGCCTTGCGGGTGGGTCCCTATGTTCATGTGCTCACCAAGGTGTTCGGACCGGCGATGGCTGCCGTGGAATGGCTGGTCAACCGGCTGATTTCCCTGCTGGGCATTAGCGCCAAGGACAATCCGGCCCAATCCGGGCAGGATGAATTGCGTGGTGCTGTCGATCTTCTGCACATGGAAGGCAGCGTGGTGAAGGCGGACAGGGACAGGTTTGGCGGTTTGCTCGACCTTGCCGATCTGGACGTATCGGACGTCATGGTCCACCGGACCAACGTCATGTCGATCAATCTGGACGACGGCCCCGAGTCAATTGTTGATCAGGTATTGAAGAGCCCCTATACCCGTATTCCGCTCTGGCAGGGTGAGCAGGACAACTTCATCGGCATCCTGCATGCCAAGGACGTGCTGCGGGCGTTGGCCGAGGTGCGGGGCGAAGCCAAGGATCTGGATGTGGTGGCCGTTGCTTCCGAGCCGTGGTATATCCCCGATACGACAAGCCTCAAGGCCCAGCTCAATGCCTTCCTGAAGCGCAAGAGCCATTTCGCCCTCGTCGTGGACGAGTATGGCGAAGTGATGGGGCTGGTGACGCTGGAAGATATCATCGAAGAGATAGTGGGCGATATTGCCGACGAGCATGACATCGACGTCAAGGGTGTCCGCAAGGAGCCGGATGGCTCGGTGCTGGTGGATGGAGCCGTACCGATCCGCGATCTCAACCGGGCGCTGGACTGGGAGCTGCCGGATGAAGAGGCAACGACGATCGCCGGCCTTGTCATTCATGAGGCACGCCAGATTCCCGAGCCGGGACAGGGCTTCACCTTCTACAATTTCCGCTTCCGGGTTCTGCGCAAGGAGCGCAACCGGATCACCTCGCTGAGGATAACACCAGTTCAATAG
- a CDS encoding BolA family protein, whose product MTVKQNIEKKLNIHLQPTMLEVIDESDLHIGHEHARAEGESHFRVRVASPLFANLSRVQAHRMVHDIIKEELEGPIHALALETIRP is encoded by the coding sequence ATGACCGTCAAGCAGAACATTGAGAAAAAATTGAACATCCACCTTCAGCCCACAATGTTAGAGGTGATAGATGAATCAGATCTTCACATAGGCCACGAGCATGCTCGTGCTGAAGGAGAAAGCCATTTCAGGGTTCGCGTTGCCAGCCCGCTCTTTGCCAATCTCTCCCGGGTCCAGGCCCACAGAATGGTGCATGATATTATCAAAGAAGAGCTCGAAGGTCCAATCCATGCGTTGGCACTGGAAACCATCAGGCCCTGA
- a CDS encoding J domain-containing protein codes for MNLDSKLFDSIRIKPDADRRKKQQQEQTCEWPGCDSKGGCKAPKRGSGGREFHNFCETHAREFNRNYNYFTGMDDETADAAKASTATGDRPTWKMGVNAWGNATEQAGETMGRSWETTGFSDGRAQRAAERMKRRSRHQGQTRKLRPLEAKAFDTLGLTLPATADDVKRAYKRLLKENHPDLNKGDRACEERLQDVIAAYNTLRAGGYC; via the coding sequence ATGAACCTTGACTCGAAACTGTTCGACTCTATCCGTATCAAGCCTGATGCAGACCGTCGCAAAAAGCAACAGCAAGAACAAACTTGCGAATGGCCTGGGTGTGACAGCAAGGGGGGCTGCAAGGCGCCCAAGCGCGGTTCGGGTGGTCGAGAATTTCATAATTTCTGTGAAACGCATGCCCGCGAGTTCAACAGAAACTACAACTATTTTACCGGCATGGACGACGAGACCGCCGATGCCGCCAAGGCCAGCACGGCCACCGGTGACCGTCCGACCTGGAAGATGGGCGTCAACGCATGGGGCAATGCAACCGAGCAGGCCGGGGAGACCATGGGCAGGAGCTGGGAGACCACCGGCTTCTCCGACGGTCGTGCCCAGCGTGCCGCCGAACGGATGAAGCGCCGGTCCCGTCACCAGGGCCAGACCCGCAAGCTGCGCCCGCTGGAGGCAAAGGCCTTTGACACGCTTGGACTGACGCTGCCGGCGACGGCGGATGATGTCAAGCGCGCCTACAAGCGGCTGCTGAAAGAGAACCACCCAGACCTCAACAAGGGGGACCGGGCGTGCGAGGAACGTCTTCAGGACGTGATTGCTGCCTACAATACCCTTCGCGCTGGCGGCTATTGCTGA
- the cobS gene encoding cobaltochelatase subunit CobS: MNDMSNEISNLPDTKVSVRDVFGIDIDLMVPAFSEKSDHVPDFDPDYLFDRETTLAILAGFAHNRRVMISGYHGTGKSSHIEQVAARLNWPCVRVNLDSHISRIDLIGKDAIVLKDGKQITEFRDGILPWALQNNVALVFDEYDAGRPDVMFVIQRVLEVAGRLTLLDQNRVIRPHPAFRLFATANTVGLGDTSGLYHGTQQINQGQMDRWSIVTTLNYLPHDNEVNIVLAKVKSLVGEEGKDIANKMVRVADLTRNAFMNGDLSTVMSPRSVITWAENAEIFGNLGFAFRVTFLNKCDELEQPLVAEFYQRCFGEELPESSLNVAVS, from the coding sequence ATGAATGATATGAGCAACGAGATTTCCAATTTGCCGGATACCAAGGTGTCTGTGCGTGACGTGTTTGGCATCGATATCGATCTGATGGTTCCTGCCTTCAGTGAAAAAAGCGATCATGTGCCCGATTTTGATCCCGACTATCTGTTTGACCGGGAGACCACGCTGGCGATTCTTGCAGGCTTTGCCCATAACCGCCGCGTGATGATTTCCGGCTATCACGGCACGGGCAAGTCGTCCCACATCGAGCAGGTCGCTGCACGTCTCAACTGGCCCTGTGTTCGTGTCAACCTCGATAGCCACATTTCCCGTATCGACCTGATCGGCAAGGATGCCATCGTTCTCAAGGACGGCAAGCAGATTACCGAGTTCCGCGACGGCATCCTGCCATGGGCGCTGCAGAACAATGTGGCGCTGGTGTTCGATGAATATGATGCCGGCCGCCCCGACGTGATGTTCGTCATTCAGCGTGTGCTGGAAGTGGCGGGTCGTCTGACCCTTTTGGATCAGAACCGTGTCATTCGTCCGCATCCGGCCTTCCGTCTGTTCGCAACGGCCAATACGGTCGGGCTGGGCGATACCTCCGGGCTCTATCATGGTACGCAGCAGATCAACCAGGGTCAGATGGACCGCTGGTCGATTGTCACCACGCTCAACTATCTGCCGCATGACAACGAGGTCAATATCGTTCTGGCCAAGGTCAAGTCGCTGGTCGGCGAAGAGGGCAAGGATATCGCCAACAAGATGGTGCGCGTTGCAGATCTCACGCGCAATGCCTTCATGAATGGCGATCTTTCCACGGTCATGAGCCCGCGCTCCGTGATCACGTGGGCAGAGAATGCCGAGATCTTCGGCAATCTGGGCTTTGCTTTCCGGGTCACCTTCCTCAACAAGTGCGACGAGCTGGAACAGCCTCTGGTGGCCGAATTCTACCAGCGCTGCTTTGGCGAAGAGCTGCCTGAATCCTCCCTGAATGTGGCCGTCAGCTAA